One Dialister invisus DSM 15470 genomic region harbors:
- a CDS encoding ABC transporter substrate-binding protein has product MKKVQVAILAAAIGLTAAGCGNTLQKSANPSASIYNYKEQSITMQSQPKRIVTLSAPLLNMAYAIGGTSLARPTTSSPIPDSAKALPELGQVSHINMEKLVELNPDLVLGEKGQNGKLESLLQSNKIPYLLINYDGINDNIPLMKFLGQVYGRPEQADKIIKKYEADIQKVEKDASQYVPAKIAILRATGKAVTAETPKSICASMAERLKMNNVLLSHKEINLDTKTVPYSLEQLSADDPEIIFVVTMGKAEEINKKMDEQMRDNPAWANIQAVKNNRVYFLPSDLFLMNPGVNTPKAMNQLLDLAYHQ; this is encoded by the coding sequence ATGAAGAAGGTCCAAGTTGCTATTCTTGCTGCTGCCATAGGCCTTACTGCCGCCGGTTGCGGGAATACGCTACAAAAATCAGCAAATCCTTCCGCCAGTATCTACAACTATAAAGAGCAAAGCATTACCATGCAGTCGCAACCGAAGCGAATTGTTACACTAAGTGCTCCTCTGCTTAATATGGCATATGCGATTGGCGGAACATCATTGGCTCGGCCGACTACTTCCAGTCCCATACCGGATTCTGCAAAAGCTTTACCTGAATTGGGACAAGTTTCTCATATAAATATGGAAAAGCTCGTAGAACTTAATCCTGATCTCGTTCTCGGTGAAAAAGGGCAAAATGGGAAATTAGAATCACTCCTTCAGAGCAATAAAATTCCTTATCTTTTGATCAACTATGATGGAATCAATGACAATATTCCACTTATGAAATTTTTGGGACAAGTGTATGGAAGACCGGAACAAGCCGATAAGATAATTAAGAAATATGAAGCGGATATTCAAAAAGTGGAAAAAGATGCTTCGCAGTATGTACCTGCAAAAATTGCCATACTTAGGGCCACCGGCAAGGCGGTCACGGCGGAAACGCCGAAATCAATCTGTGCGTCCATGGCAGAACGTTTAAAGATGAATAACGTTCTTCTGTCTCATAAAGAAATAAACTTGGATACAAAAACAGTTCCATATTCGCTGGAACAACTTTCCGCAGATGATCCGGAGATTATTTTTGTAGTAACAATGGGTAAGGCTGAAGAAATTAACAAAAAAATGGACGAGCAAATGCGTGATAATCCGGCCTGGGCGAATATCCAAGCCGTGAAAAACAATCGAGTTTATTTCCTTCCCTCTGATTTATTTCTTATGAACCCCGGAGTCAACACACCAAAAGCAATGAACCAACTTCTTGATCTGGCATATCACCAATAA
- the mreC gene encoding rod shape-determining protein MreC: protein MIFFGKRKILLTIFIFILMALGGWFWRHRESVPFVSQPLSTAVTPFQYSMSHTATWGKIGIKIIDQSFSNWSDLERLKRENESLKAEQSRYSGILAENIRLRHLLKFREGYTQFNLLGASVIGRDYGTWTNTMVIDCGVNQGLKKYMPVIVPEGLVGFVSEVYTESARVQLLIDPRTMVGGIIQRPASRVASMVSGNTGKLGVLSFVNIVKEDDVIKGDVVITSGYGGVYPKGLVIGSIQQVTDDSGKLSLDADIKPAVDFGHLEEVFVIMDSIRKTLPQNIDTEVIQREPPMNPNLHQAGAENE from the coding sequence ATGATCTTTTTTGGAAAGAGAAAGATTTTATTAACCATCTTTATTTTTATCTTGATGGCATTAGGTGGATGGTTTTGGCGCCATCGGGAATCGGTGCCCTTTGTCTCTCAACCACTGTCTACTGCGGTAACACCGTTTCAGTATAGCATGAGTCATACGGCAACTTGGGGAAAAATTGGAATAAAAATTATAGATCAATCTTTTAGCAATTGGAGTGATTTGGAGCGCCTGAAAAGAGAAAATGAAAGCTTGAAAGCAGAGCAATCTCGATACAGTGGAATTCTTGCGGAAAATATTCGGTTAAGACACCTCCTTAAATTCAGAGAGGGGTATACGCAATTTAATCTGCTGGGTGCATCTGTAATTGGTCGGGATTACGGGACATGGACAAATACCATGGTTATAGATTGTGGTGTAAATCAAGGTTTGAAGAAATACATGCCTGTTATAGTGCCGGAGGGCCTTGTGGGTTTTGTCAGTGAAGTATATACGGAATCGGCAAGAGTACAGCTCCTTATTGATCCCAGAACGATGGTAGGGGGCATTATTCAGCGGCCGGCTTCTCGTGTAGCCTCAATGGTATCTGGAAATACAGGGAAATTAGGGGTTTTGTCTTTTGTAAATATAGTCAAAGAAGATGATGTTATAAAAGGGGATGTGGTTATTACCTCTGGGTATGGAGGTGTATATCCCAAAGGTTTGGTCATCGGAAGCATTCAGCAAGTTACGGATGATTCCGGGAAGCTATCTTTAGATGCAGATATTAAACCCGCTGTGGACTTTGGTCATTTGGAAGAGGTCTTTGTTATTATGGATTCTATCCGTAAAACACTACCACAGAATATTGATACGGAAGTTATTCAGCGTGAGCCCCCAATGAATCCTAACCTTCATCAAGCGGGAGCTGAAAATGAATAA
- a CDS encoding FecCD family ABC transporter permease, which produces MLGGFFCFTCCAMVGSLLFGSANISFQTILHTLIGNVSTTDEMVIWNIRFPRNIVGALVGGNLAVSGAILQAVMKNPLADPGIVGVSSGAGLAGVIMLIFMPEASLLLTPVAFIGAMLSACAVYSLAWKNGIRPTRIILAGVAVSAFLGSGISALLVFYSDKVQGALLWMVGGLSARSWPQVEALFPYTVLGLIFALAGCKALTILSLGDETARGLGVPVEKVRFSMTAVAALLAAGAVSIAGLIGFVGLVVPHIVRLIVGTDYKYVIPGSAILGAGVLVFCDTLGRILFSPVEIPAGIIMAFLGAPFFLYLLRRSS; this is translated from the coding sequence ATGTTAGGGGGATTTTTTTGCTTTACTTGTTGTGCAATGGTGGGAAGTCTTTTGTTTGGTTCAGCAAATATTTCATTTCAAACGATTTTACATACATTGATAGGGAATGTCAGTACAACGGATGAAATGGTTATTTGGAATATCCGTTTTCCAAGAAATATAGTTGGTGCATTAGTGGGAGGAAATTTGGCAGTTTCCGGTGCCATTCTTCAGGCGGTTATGAAAAATCCTTTAGCAGATCCGGGCATTGTAGGTGTATCCAGCGGAGCCGGTTTAGCAGGAGTTATTATGCTGATTTTTATGCCGGAAGCATCTCTGTTGCTTACTCCAGTGGCTTTTATCGGTGCTATGTTGTCCGCATGTGCTGTATATTCATTGGCGTGGAAAAATGGAATCAGGCCGACACGTATTATATTGGCCGGTGTAGCGGTCAGTGCATTTTTGGGGAGTGGCATTTCTGCACTTTTGGTTTTCTACTCTGATAAAGTGCAGGGAGCTCTTTTGTGGATGGTTGGCGGACTCTCGGCAAGAAGCTGGCCTCAAGTAGAGGCGCTCTTCCCATATACGGTTTTAGGACTCATTTTTGCATTAGCTGGATGTAAAGCATTAACAATTCTCAGCCTTGGAGATGAAACAGCAAGAGGGCTTGGTGTGCCGGTAGAAAAAGTACGATTTTCTATGACAGCAGTGGCGGCTTTATTAGCGGCAGGTGCTGTCAGTATAGCGGGACTTATCGGGTTTGTAGGACTTGTAGTTCCCCACATTGTCCGTCTCATCGTTGGAACGGATTATAAATATGTAATTCCCGGATCCGCTATACTGGGGGCAGGAGTTCTTGTTTTCTGTGATACATTAGGGCGAATACTTTTTTCACCGGTTGAGATTCCTGCAGGGATTATTATGGCCTTTCTAGGAGCTCCGTTTTTCCTGTATCTGTTAAGGAGGAGTTCATAA
- a CDS encoding precorrin-8X methylmutase has product MDFIKNPRAIEEKSMDLIDPFVSDIDLTSEEITVYSRMIHASGDVDYGHLIATSKGAVAAGIDALAKGCNIYTDVNMVKAGINKNALSVLGGEVFCRVSDPEIAKIAKEKNIARSMAAMNSFGADLNGSIIGVGNAPTALYEAIRMVEEDGIKPALIIGIPVGFVGAADSKEQLVRKAPCPFITVRGTKGGSSIVASVINALMFNLVQRDHMLYVQGRK; this is encoded by the coding sequence ATGGATTTCATTAAGAACCCAAGAGCTATTGAAGAAAAGAGCATGGATCTGATCGATCCTTTTGTCAGTGATATAGATTTAACCTCAGAAGAAATTACTGTTTATTCACGTATGATTCATGCGTCCGGTGATGTGGACTATGGTCATCTGATTGCGACCAGCAAGGGGGCTGTCGCGGCGGGCATTGATGCTCTTGCGAAGGGATGTAATATTTATACTGATGTAAATATGGTAAAAGCGGGTATTAATAAGAATGCTCTGTCTGTATTGGGAGGAGAGGTGTTTTGCCGCGTATCCGATCCGGAAATCGCAAAAATTGCCAAAGAAAAAAATATAGCCCGCTCCATGGCTGCAATGAATTCTTTTGGGGCAGATTTAAACGGCTCAATTATCGGAGTGGGGAATGCACCGACGGCTCTGTATGAAGCTATTCGCATGGTGGAGGAAGACGGGATTAAACCGGCATTGATTATTGGCATTCCTGTTGGATTTGTCGGCGCGGCGGATTCTAAGGAACAACTTGTTAGAAAAGCTCCTTGTCCATTTATTACAGTAAGAGGAACAAAAGGGGGCAGCTCTATTGTTGCCTCTGTCATAAACGCATTAATGTTTAATCTTGTACAAAGAGATCACATGCTTTATGTACAGGGAAGAAAATGA
- the cobK gene encoding precorrin-6A reductase: protein MIWIISGTQDGREIGAKLADREINKSPEKRQEILMTVVSQYGKVLAAHKGIDVEVGRFKQEDMVRIIKEKHIILILDASHPYAAIVSETARSACKAAGIDYVRFERPEILLPDYDKLYHAKDEFEAAGMAGKLGKSVLLTTGSKTLSAFVHSAALKGKKIWARVLPVSGVIKLCEDLGMKAKHILAIQGPFSYEMNLAMIRDYKADVMVTKNSGLVGGSDTKLRAAMDAGISVIIIDKPAADLSGFPVFSTQQDILDYMEEYYGFH, encoded by the coding sequence TTGATCTGGATTATTTCGGGAACGCAGGACGGCCGTGAGATAGGAGCGAAACTGGCAGACCGGGAAATAAATAAATCCCCGGAAAAGCGGCAGGAAATTCTTATGACTGTAGTAAGCCAATATGGTAAGGTATTAGCTGCCCACAAAGGGATTGATGTTGAAGTAGGGCGGTTCAAACAAGAGGACATGGTACGAATTATTAAGGAGAAGCATATAATCTTGATTCTTGATGCCAGCCATCCCTATGCGGCGATTGTGTCTGAAACAGCACGGAGTGCATGCAAGGCGGCTGGTATTGACTATGTACGGTTTGAACGTCCTGAGATTTTGCTTCCCGATTATGATAAACTTTATCATGCCAAGGATGAGTTTGAAGCAGCAGGCATGGCAGGAAAACTGGGGAAAAGTGTTCTTTTGACGACAGGATCTAAGACTTTATCAGCATTTGTCCATTCGGCGGCATTGAAGGGAAAGAAAATATGGGCAAGGGTGCTTCCTGTATCAGGAGTTATTAAATTGTGTGAGGATCTGGGGATGAAAGCCAAGCATATCTTAGCAATACAGGGGCCATTCTCTTATGAAATGAATTTGGCAATGATTCGTGATTACAAGGCTGATGTAATGGTTACTAAGAACAGCGGGCTTGTTGGCGGTAGTGACACAAAGCTTAGGGCGGCGATGGATGCGGGAATATCTGTAATCATTATTGACAAGCCTGCAGCTGATTTATCGGGCTTTCCTGTATTCTCGACACAGCAGGATATTTTAGATTATATGGAGGAATATTATGGATTTCATTAA
- a CDS encoding sirohydrochlorin cobaltochelatase, translating into MKKSMKAILSASVAALCVFGVGFSASAYELNAEVKDVTPALREASTIGVWHHSNPDLQNLKNKDAILVMTFGTTFANTRAKTIDAVEAAIQKAHPDIPVFEAYTSHIIIDRVKAKEGIQKMTPEEAFSKLKAEGYTRVAVVSLDVIPGMEYSYDSIITKMQMSKFKELSLATPLMYFQGTEGEPDQVVDFLNAVKSQFPVMGKEDATLIMAHGTPHPGNAYYSVIQDRIEKLGMNNVFVYSVEGRPNLDDVIPKLKAKGFKNVTLMPIMMVAGDHANNDMAGDDPDSHKSILTKAGFKVNTYIHGLGENENVRALYIQRADEALAAFKK; encoded by the coding sequence ATGAAGAAAAGTATGAAAGCAATTCTGTCCGCTTCAGTAGCAGCATTATGTGTGTTTGGTGTGGGTTTCTCTGCGAGTGCTTATGAATTGAATGCTGAAGTAAAAGACGTTACTCCAGCACTCAGAGAAGCTTCCACCATCGGTGTATGGCACCATTCAAACCCGGATCTCCAGAATCTGAAAAACAAGGATGCCATTCTTGTTATGACATTTGGTACTACTTTTGCTAATACCCGTGCGAAAACAATTGATGCTGTAGAAGCAGCTATTCAGAAAGCTCATCCTGATATCCCGGTCTTTGAAGCATATACATCTCACATCATTATTGATCGAGTTAAAGCAAAAGAAGGTATCCAGAAGATGACTCCGGAAGAAGCTTTTAGCAAGCTTAAAGCTGAAGGATATACCCGTGTTGCTGTTGTATCTTTGGATGTTATCCCGGGCATGGAATACAGCTATGATTCGATTATCACAAAAATGCAGATGTCTAAATTCAAAGAACTCTCTCTTGCCACCCCACTCATGTATTTCCAGGGTACAGAAGGGGAACCGGATCAGGTTGTTGATTTCCTGAATGCAGTAAAGAGCCAGTTCCCTGTTATGGGAAAAGAAGATGCTACTCTTATTATGGCACATGGTACACCACATCCGGGCAATGCTTACTATTCTGTCATTCAGGATCGTATAGAAAAATTAGGGATGAATAATGTATTTGTTTACTCTGTTGAAGGTCGTCCAAATCTGGATGATGTCATTCCGAAACTAAAAGCAAAAGGGTTTAAGAATGTCACCCTTATGCCAATTATGATGGTCGCCGGTGATCACGCAAACAATGACATGGCAGGCGATGATCCAGATAGCCATAAGAGTATTCTTACAAAAGCAGGATTTAAAGTAAATACTTATATTCACGGTCTTGGGGAAAATGAAAATGTTCGTGCCCTGTACATACAGCGTGCTGATGAGGCCCTTGCTGCATTCAAGAAGTAA
- the cobM gene encoding precorrin-4 C(11)-methyltransferase, producing the protein MAKIYFIGAGPGDPELITIKGQRIIAEADVIIYAGSLVNPEILKYGKKDVPVYNSAIMNLDEVLKVELESMHKGKTVARVHTGDPAIYGAIQEQMDGLRAAGVAEEQMEVVPGVSSFLATAAALKQEYTLPNISQTIIITRMEGRTPMPEKEKLSMLAQHQATMCIFLSIQGINTVMSQLKDGGYPGDTPVAIVVRATWPDQKILRGTIDTIADVIHAEGVVRQAMIVVGRVLDTDYELSKLYDSSFTTMFRQGTDKK; encoded by the coding sequence ATGGCAAAAATTTATTTTATCGGAGCAGGTCCCGGAGATCCTGAATTAATTACAATAAAAGGTCAGCGGATTATTGCAGAGGCTGATGTAATTATTTATGCAGGTTCTCTTGTTAATCCGGAAATATTGAAATACGGAAAGAAGGATGTTCCCGTTTATAACAGCGCCATTATGAATTTAGATGAAGTGCTTAAGGTAGAATTAGAATCGATGCATAAAGGGAAAACGGTAGCACGTGTACATACGGGGGATCCTGCTATTTATGGTGCTATTCAGGAACAAATGGATGGGTTGCGTGCGGCAGGCGTGGCAGAAGAACAGATGGAAGTTGTCCCCGGGGTGAGTTCCTTTTTGGCAACAGCGGCAGCTCTCAAACAGGAATATACGCTTCCGAATATTTCCCAGACAATTATTATTACGCGTATGGAAGGCCGTACGCCTATGCCTGAAAAGGAAAAACTCTCTATGCTGGCACAGCATCAGGCAACGATGTGTATTTTTCTGTCTATCCAGGGAATCAATACAGTTATGTCGCAGCTGAAGGATGGCGGATATCCCGGAGATACACCGGTGGCGATTGTGGTTCGCGCTACTTGGCCGGATCAGAAGATTCTTCGTGGAACAATTGATACGATTGCTGATGTAATCCATGCGGAAGGTGTAGTACGGCAGGCAATGATTGTCGTTGGCCGTGTACTGGATACAGATTATGAGTTATCCAAATTATATGACAGCAGCTTTACGACTATGTTCCGTCAGGGAACCGATAAAAAATGA
- the mreD gene encoding rod shape-determining protein MreD, which produces MNKELLIGLCIFFSILQGSVIPFFFDGISQPDLWLVFIIISAMVFPVKYAYVLSIVGGLVQDLIIGNFFGLHLLAYIVITFIFVKFVKGKYNRNWYVSVISVIVGSLAFMGISTLVMWIAGVPLVSFLYLLYIGVPFIGYNAVCAFLLHRPLWYFKIEGESRW; this is translated from the coding sequence ATGAATAAAGAATTATTAATCGGGTTATGTATATTTTTTTCTATATTACAGGGATCTGTCATTCCATTTTTCTTTGACGGGATATCGCAACCGGATCTTTGGCTCGTCTTTATTATTATTTCTGCGATGGTGTTTCCAGTTAAATATGCATATGTACTGTCTATAGTTGGTGGATTGGTGCAGGATTTAATTATTGGGAATTTTTTTGGTCTGCATCTGCTGGCCTATATAGTGATTACCTTTATTTTTGTTAAATTTGTCAAAGGGAAATATAATCGCAATTGGTATGTTTCTGTAATTTCCGTAATCGTGGGCTCTTTAGCATTTATGGGTATTTCCACGCTGGTAATGTGGATTGCCGGTGTACCGTTGGTATCATTTTTATACTTGCTTTATATTGGAGTTCCTTTTATTGGATATAATGCAGTATGTGCATTTTTACTGCATCGACCATTATGGTATTTTAAAATTGAGGGAGAATCTCGGTGGTAA
- a CDS encoding cobalt-precorrin 5A hydrolase: MRYAIISVSAEGARLGLRLKATLKGDITLYEHQECASGAEANYFKKTAALTSEIFGRYDGLIYIMAAGIVVRSIAAHVVSKASDPAVLCMDECGKHCISLLSGHLGGANKLTREVAAAIGAAPVITTATDVHEKRAPDDIARELMMRVEPLDTLKPVNSVIAAGKRFSWFLDYQVEGAKSIRKRLLDIGISCASSDLINENEFDACVIITERNVKCSKPYVYLRPKNLYVGIGCKRGTSEAFIKKAFYAALEKINVYTYQVASLSSVNLKADEKGLLDFAKHIDRPIHFYTVEELRETEAENHIEISKFVEKTIGVGNVCQSAALRESMGGKTLLPKTKFASVTIAIAVGLSV; encoded by the coding sequence ATGAGGTATGCGATCATTTCCGTATCTGCAGAGGGGGCACGGCTAGGCCTTAGATTAAAAGCAACTCTAAAGGGAGATATCACATTATATGAGCATCAGGAATGTGCAAGCGGTGCGGAAGCCAATTATTTTAAGAAAACGGCAGCATTGACTTCTGAAATTTTTGGAAGGTATGATGGCCTGATTTATATCATGGCAGCCGGGATTGTGGTACGTTCTATCGCAGCCCATGTGGTGAGTAAGGCAAGTGATCCGGCCGTGCTTTGTATGGATGAATGTGGTAAGCATTGTATCTCCTTATTATCCGGACATTTGGGGGGAGCCAATAAGTTGACGCGTGAAGTCGCGGCAGCAATTGGTGCTGCCCCTGTCATCACTACGGCAACGGATGTGCATGAAAAAAGAGCGCCTGATGATATAGCCAGAGAGCTCATGATGCGCGTTGAACCGCTGGATACATTGAAACCCGTTAACAGCGTTATAGCTGCCGGGAAAAGATTTTCCTGGTTTCTGGATTATCAGGTGGAGGGGGCTAAATCTATACGAAAAAGGCTTCTTGATATAGGTATATCTTGTGCCAGCAGTGATCTGATAAATGAAAATGAGTTTGATGCCTGTGTAATTATCACGGAAAGAAATGTAAAATGTTCTAAGCCTTATGTGTACTTACGGCCTAAAAACTTATATGTTGGTATAGGATGTAAACGGGGAACTTCGGAAGCATTCATTAAAAAGGCCTTTTATGCAGCCTTGGAAAAGATAAATGTTTATACATATCAAGTGGCTTCATTGTCCAGTGTGAATCTTAAAGCCGATGAAAAAGGATTACTGGATTTTGCGAAACACATAGATAGGCCGATTCACTTTTATACAGTTGAAGAGCTAAGAGAAACGGAAGCAGAAAATCATATTGAGATATCAAAGTTTGTAGAAAAAACGATTGGAGTAGGAAACGTATGTCAGTCAGCAGCATTAAGAGAGTCCATGGGGGGGAAGACGCTTCTTCCGAAAACAAAATTTGCCAGTGTGACAATTGCTATTGCGGTGGGATTGTCCGTGTAG
- the cobJ gene encoding precorrin-3B C(17)-methyltransferase translates to MTEKAINAIQESDIIVGYNTYITLIKDRIADKEIVGNGMRQEVDRCQKAVDLAMEGHKVAVISSGDPGVYGMAGLVLELIQKIPEEKRPKCEIIPGLTAANTAAAALGAPLMHDYAVISLSDLMTPWEQIQKRASLAAEGDFVIAIYNPKSRGRTTYLDQIRNIVLQFRKPGTPVGIVRKAGRPGMNWTISTLEKLPEEDVDMQSTVIIGNSNSYIADGHIITPRGYKL, encoded by the coding sequence ATGACAGAAAAAGCGATAAATGCTATTCAGGAATCCGATATTATTGTAGGGTACAATACATATATTACCCTCATTAAAGACAGGATTGCCGACAAAGAAATTGTAGGAAATGGGATGCGGCAGGAAGTGGATCGATGCCAGAAAGCAGTTGATTTAGCTATGGAAGGGCATAAAGTTGCGGTTATTTCTTCTGGAGACCCGGGCGTTTACGGCATGGCTGGACTTGTACTTGAACTTATTCAAAAAATTCCTGAAGAAAAACGTCCGAAGTGTGAAATTATTCCGGGGTTGACAGCTGCCAATACAGCTGCTGCAGCTTTGGGAGCTCCGTTGATGCACGACTATGCGGTAATCAGTTTAAGCGATCTGATGACGCCTTGGGAACAAATACAGAAACGGGCAAGCCTGGCAGCAGAAGGAGATTTTGTTATTGCCATTTACAATCCTAAGAGCCGTGGCCGTACGACCTATTTAGATCAGATTCGAAATATAGTCCTGCAATTCAGGAAACCTGGGACTCCGGTAGGGATTGTGAGAAAAGCAGGGCGTCCGGGAATGAATTGGACAATCAGTACTTTGGAGAAATTGCCTGAAGAAGATGTAGATATGCAGTCAACTGTTATTATCGGGAATAGTAACTCTTATATTGCTGATGGACATATCATCACTCCAAGGGGGTATAAGCTTTGA
- a CDS encoding rod shape-determining protein: MKVFSGINDKLGIDMGSSQIRIYSDKRVILEEASCAALEDNSGKILGFGTDAIIRSHSSSGDCRIEWTIRNGIMVDYEITKKMLRYFINKAIRHSVSRPTVMMATPCEISSVVRHALVDALAHAGAQQIFLLSAPAAAAIGAGVIIDTPEAVLSTVIGKDVTDCGIYCAGGVVEEHGISFGGKTIDEGIRRFVQAKYHLMIGMTQAEQLKREWISVVHTGESRTFTIRGRRIADGVEIILELTERNLSPIMQRILQPVVQLIKKVMRAATPEMAEDLLKNGMILSGGTAKLSGIDEWIASQIGVPVFVADEPENVVAKGCCLALGNAVRLPMLVESGEKYYGGI; the protein is encoded by the coding sequence ATGAAAGTATTTTCAGGCATTAATGATAAATTAGGAATAGATATGGGGTCTTCTCAAATCCGTATTTATTCCGATAAAAGGGTGATTTTGGAAGAAGCAAGCTGTGCAGCTTTAGAAGATAATAGCGGAAAAATCTTGGGGTTTGGCACAGATGCCATTATACGTAGTCATTCTTCTAGTGGAGATTGCCGTATCGAATGGACTATTAGGAATGGGATTATGGTGGATTATGAAATAACGAAAAAGATGCTTCGTTATTTTATTAATAAAGCTATTCGGCATTCCGTTAGCCGCCCCACAGTTATGATGGCAACACCCTGTGAAATCAGTTCCGTTGTTCGACATGCATTAGTGGATGCGCTTGCACATGCGGGGGCACAGCAAATATTTTTATTGTCAGCACCCGCTGCGGCGGCTATTGGTGCTGGTGTAATTATTGATACGCCAGAAGCTGTTTTATCCACTGTTATTGGCAAGGATGTTACAGACTGCGGCATTTATTGTGCAGGCGGAGTTGTTGAAGAACATGGGATTTCTTTCGGGGGGAAAACCATTGATGAAGGTATCCGCAGGTTTGTCCAGGCGAAATATCACTTGATGATCGGAATGACACAGGCGGAACAGTTGAAACGGGAATGGATATCGGTGGTACATACCGGAGAATCTCGTACGTTTACCATTAGAGGAAGACGTATAGCTGACGGCGTTGAAATTATACTGGAGTTAACTGAACGAAATTTATCACCGATTATGCAGCGTATTTTGCAGCCGGTCGTACAACTGATAAAGAAAGTGATGCGTGCGGCAACACCTGAAATGGCTGAAGATTTATTGAAAAATGGTATGATTTTATCTGGGGGGACTGCGAAATTATCCGGAATAGATGAGTGGATTGCTTCACAGATAGGGGTTCCTGTTTTTGTGGCGGATGAACCGGAAAATGTGGTGGCCAAAGGCTGCTGTTTGGCATTAGGCAATGCAGTTAGATTGCCGATGCTTGTGGAAAGTGGCGAAAAATATTACGGAGGGATATAA
- a CDS encoding ABC transporter ATP-binding protein, with the protein MGDIAIKISDVHLAFGKNRVLRGVSGQIKKGSIVTFLGRNGCGKSTLLKIVTGNLKPDVGRVEVAEKELSSFHTNEMARQVAFLPQVHEIPKDMTAEELVSCGRYPYQHWWTGVSTHDRDVIRSAMQRTNTLHLKDRLAANLSGGERQRIWIAMALAQEPKILILDEPTTYLDICHQLEVLELVSKLNREENITIIMVLHDINQAVRYSSEIFVLENGIIERQGTPIDVMTHDAIADIFEVDADVEMRRGRPSISINGLLD; encoded by the coding sequence ATGGGGGATATAGCAATAAAAATATCGGATGTCCATTTGGCTTTTGGGAAGAATCGGGTTCTTAGAGGGGTGAGTGGGCAGATAAAAAAGGGGAGTATTGTCACTTTTCTGGGGAGAAATGGATGTGGAAAGTCGACGCTCTTAAAAATAGTGACAGGTAATTTAAAACCTGATGTAGGACGGGTTGAAGTAGCGGAAAAAGAGTTGAGTAGCTTTCATACCAATGAAATGGCCAGACAAGTAGCATTTTTACCGCAGGTGCATGAGATACCAAAGGATATGACTGCTGAAGAGCTGGTTTCATGCGGGCGATATCCATATCAACATTGGTGGACAGGCGTATCAACTCATGATAGAGATGTTATTCGAAGCGCGATGCAAAGAACGAATACTTTGCACTTAAAGGATAGATTGGCTGCCAACCTATCCGGAGGGGAACGTCAGCGGATTTGGATTGCAATGGCACTTGCACAAGAACCGAAAATTTTGATTCTTGACGAACCTACGACTTACTTAGATATCTGTCATCAGTTGGAAGTGCTGGAGTTGGTATCAAAACTTAATCGGGAAGAAAATATTACCATCATTATGGTTCTTCATGATATTAATCAGGCAGTACGATATTCTTCAGAAATTTTTGTGCTCGAAAATGGAATTATAGAAAGACAAGGAACTCCTATTGATGTAATGACTCATGATGCAATTGCAGATATTTTTGAAGTTGATGCAGATGTGGAAATGCGAAGAGGGCGGCCCAGTATTTCCATAAATGGATTACTTGATTAA